GGGACGATGGAATCCGTCCGGATGCCGCTCGCCACCGCCCCGCGGCGCAATTGCTCCGTTGCCGACTGCGCCAGCTGGGCCTGGAAGCGCGCACGTCGGCGATCATCCGCCGTCGCCCCTCCGCCGTCGCTACGCTGGCACCCCTGAACGACCGAGGTGAGGGCAAGGCACGAGACGGCCAGGGCGATGCGGAGTGTGGGGCGCGCGAGGTGAGGCATGGGGGCGTGAGGAGCGGCGGTGACCGGCGAATCTAGTAGCAATCGCCGCGCCACGCGGCTGGCTGGCGCCCGTAACGCCACGTACATTCGCGGCCGATCCTACCCCATGACGGGGAGAACGTCGCACTGCGCAGGATGGAATCGTGGGAGCACAAGCTGACGAAGGGCGCCGAGTGCGCGTCGCGGTACTCGGCGCGGGGGCGTGGGCCCGCCTCGCGCACATTCCGGGCTACCGGCGTGACGCCCGCTGCGAGGTCGTGGCCATCTGCGACCCCCAGCGGCAGCTGGCCGAGGGCGTGGCCGCCGAGTTCGGGATCCCCGCCGTGTACAGCGACCATCGGGCGGTGCTCGAGCGAGACGACATCGACATGATCGACGTGTGCACGCCGTCGGCGACGCACTTCGAGCTGTCGTGGGCCGCACTGGAGTCCGGAAAGCACGTCCTGTGCGAGAAGCCGGTCGCCTTCGACTTCCGCGACACCATCCGCGCGGCGGAGTTGGCGCGCGCGAGGAAGCTGAAGACCAAGCTCGGCTTCACCTTCCGCTACGCGCCCGCCATGCGGTACATGAAACACCTGGTCGACAGCGGGTACATCGGGACCCCGTTCATCTTCAACGGCTTCGAGCAGAACTCGCAGTGGCTCGACCCGATGAACCCCCTGCGCCAGGTGGACGTGGATGCCGACCAGTCCGTGCTGCAGGTGTCGTCGCTCGAAGGGTACGGCGCCCCCATCATCGACATCGGGGCGTGGATGGTCGGGAGCGAGTACCGGGACGTGGTGGGGACCATGCGCAACTTCATCCCCGAGCGCATGGTGCGCGCCACCGGGCGCGTGATGCGCATGAACATCGACGACGGCGACATCTTCCTCGGTGAGTTCGCGAACGGCGCGTTAGGCAGCATCCAGACGAGCTTCGTGACGGTCGGGAACTACCCCGGCATCGAGGCCCGCATCTACGGCAGCGAGGGGGCACTCATCTGCCGGCTGGTGGAGGAATTCGGGATCTGCGAGTCGCTCAAGGGCGCCCGGCCGAACGACGTCGAGTTCCGGGAGATTCCCGTCCCGCCGGATTTCTATCCCCCCGGGGGGAATCGCGAGGAGTCGTGGCGCACCCTCTTCTACGCCAACCTCACGGCCTCGTTCATCGGCGAGATCCTCTCCGGCGAGGACGTGAACGAGGGCGACTTCATGGACGGGGCGCGGGTGCAGGAGGTCATCAACGCCGTGGAAGCCAGCGTGCGGGAACGGCGCTGGGTGACGCTTCCGCTGCCGCGCTAGGGAGGTACGCCCGTGCGAGACGCAAGACGGGAGACGAACGGCGATGGCGGGCCCGTGGGGAACGCACCCGCGGAGCGTGCACCCGAGGCGCATGCTCCCGCCGGGAGCGCACGCGAGGAAGCGACCGTGCGGCGAGACGCCGCCCTCGCCGCCTTCCTCGATCACTACTACGCGGCCCGGCCGGTGAACGCCACGTTCACGGGGATGCACGCCCACGATCATCGCTTGCCGGATTGGTCGGCGGCCGGGGTGGAGCGGATGGCCTCCGACATGCGCGCTCTCCGCGGGACCATCGCCCGGGTCGCGACACGCCCGCTCGACGACTGCATCGCCTCGCGCGACTGGCAGGGGATCGACCTCGCGCTCGCCGACTCGTTCCTGCACGTGCAGCTGGCGGAGCTCGATGGACGACACTTCCAGCGCGGGAATCCGTCGCTCGTCATCGGCGAAGCGGTCTTCTCCATCGTCTCCCTGATGATTCGCGCCTTCGCGCCGCCGGACCAGCGCGCGCGCATGGTGCGCGAGCGGCTCTCGCGCATGCCGCGCTTCCTCGCCTCGGCGCTCGCGGTCGTCGCGGAATCGGCAGTCCCCG
The nucleotide sequence above comes from Gemmatimonadetes bacterium SCN 70-22. Encoded proteins:
- a CDS encoding oxidoreductase, which codes for MGAQADEGRRVRVAVLGAGAWARLAHIPGYRRDARCEVVAICDPQRQLAEGVAAEFGIPAVYSDHRAVLERDDIDMIDVCTPSATHFELSWAALESGKHVLCEKPVAFDFRDTIRAAELARARKLKTKLGFTFRYAPAMRYMKHLVDSGYIGTPFIFNGFEQNSQWLDPMNPLRQVDVDADQSVLQVSSLEGYGAPIIDIGAWMVGSEYRDVVGTMRNFIPERMVRATGRVMRMNIDDGDIFLGEFANGALGSIQTSFVTVGNYPGIEARIYGSEGALICRLVEEFGICESLKGARPNDVEFREIPVPPDFYPPGGNREESWRTLFYANLTASFIGEILSGEDVNEGDFMDGARVQEVINAVEASVRERRWVTLPLPR